ATGTTTATTTAAGAAAACTTATACGGCAGGATGAAACGGGGATATGGACTGTGGTGGGTTATGATAAGAAATAAACCGGTAACACATAAGTATGTTCTGGAAGGAAAGGATTGAAAGCTATGAAATACGCTTTGGTAAATGCAACGCTTGCTTCCTTAAGGAAGGAGCCGGACAGATATAGTGAATTAGTGGATGAGAATTTTTATGGACGAAAGGTTGAAATACTTAAGGATGACGCGCTTGAGTGGTTTTTTGTTAAGACAGAATACCGTTATACCGGGTATGTACATAAATCTCAGTTAATAATTGGAGAAAGATTGTTACAAATGTGGGATAAGTATGCTAAAATGATTGTAATACAAGCGTATGCAGATGTACTTGATCAGCCGAAAATACAAGGATTTCGAATAACCAGCCTTACCAGAGGGGCACTGGTTGCCGTACTGGATTATGATGAGGAGAATGGTTGGGTCAAGATTGCTCTGTGTGATGGCAGGAATGGTTATATCAAAAGAGGATTTCTTGCAGATTATATAACAGACGCTTTTTTCATTGATAATTACTATAACCGGGGTACGAAAGAAACGGAAGACGCATTACGAAAGAGCGTTGTGGAAGCTGCCCTTTCCTACCTTGGCACCCAGTACCGGTGGGGCGGAAAAAGTCCGCTTGGTATCGATTGTTCGGGTTTATGTTCTGTGGCATATTTATTAAACGGTGTAATTATATACAGGGATTCAGCGATTATGCCGGGATTTCCTATTCATGAGGTGCCTTATGAGGCTATGAAGACAGCAGATTTACTGTATTTTCCCGGGCACATAGCTATGTATATAGGAGAAGATAGATATGTTCATGCTACTGCAAAAAGTGGTAGTGACGGAGTGGTAATTAATAGTTTAAATCCTTGTGACCCGGATTATAGGGAAGATCTCCCTGAAAAAATAACAGCTGTGGGGAGTTTATTCTATTCAGACGGCTGTGAGTAATTAAGGCGATAAAGTTTACAGAATAAAGGAGGAAAAAAGTTGAAAGTAGCAGACATGCATTGTGATACAATTACCGCACTATATAATACGGTAGTAAAAGGAGAGATTAGTAACCTTAATAGGAATACCTATCATATTGATATTGAAAAAATGCAAAAGGGAGATTACCTGTTGCAGAACTTTGCCATATTTGTGGACTTAAAAGGTCAGGAGCATCCACTGGAATATTGCTTAAAGGCTATTGATTTTTATTATGGGCAATTAGAATTATATAAGGATACGCTTGCACCAGTTTTTACATATGAAGATATACGCCGTAACAAGGAGGCGGGAAAGATATCCACCTTACTTACGATTGAAGAGGGTGGGGTTACAAAGAGCAGCCTTGAACATCTGCGGAATTTTTATCGTCTTGGTGTAAGGATGCTGACACTTACCTGGAATTATGAAAATGGTATTGGACATCCTAACTTTACTCGGACAGAAGATCAAAAACCGGATTTTTACACCTCCCAGACGGAAAAAGGATTAACAGATTTCGGACTTAAGATGATATGGGAAATGGAACAGCTGGGGATGATTATAGATGTGTCCCATCTATCAGATGCAGGCTTTTATCAAGTTCTTGAAAATACTACAAAACCTTTTGTAGCAAGTCATTCCAATGCCAGAAACGTCTGCCGCCATGTAAGAAATCTAACGGATGATATGATAGTAAAACTGGCAGAAAGAGGAGGCATAACAGGGATGAATTTCTGTCCTTCCTTTTTACAAGAGGTAAAGCAGGAGGAAGAAGCTGTGGGAACGATAGCATCTTTGGTGGAAAATATTAAGCATATAGCCAATGTAGGCGGATATGAATGTATTGGACTAGGTTCTGATTTTGATGGAATACCGTCTCATAAGGAACTGCCTGATGCATCGTATCTTCCGTTATTAGAAGAAGCTTTAAAAAGAGAAGGTTTTCAGAATCATGAGATTGAGGCAATCTTTTATAAAAATGTACTTCGTGTATATAAAGAAATATTAAGCCGCTAAATATCAAAAAGTTTCATCCGTTTTTTATACAAAAATAAGATAGGCAGTTACCAAATCATCTTAGTTTGGATGGTTCTGGTAACTGTCTTTTAAATATATCCGTTCCATCAATGCCCCAGCTGCTTAAAAGAACTTGATATATAGTGTTATAAAGGATTGACATTATACGTCTATGGATTTATTCGGATTTATTATTGAAAAAAATGTAAAATATATCTTGAAATTTCCAATAATTTGTAATAAAATGATGAATAATAATTGTGGGCAGTATAAGTGGGAAAGAAAAGCACTTTCAACGATTGATTTAAGTGCGTGCCAAGGCACGTAGATAGGGTATAAAAATGAATAAGGAAAAACCAAAGAATTTACACAACGCGATTAAGAGTAATATCTATATTTTGTCCATAGCCTTTAAGCTCTGTCCGCCCAGAGTAATTATGGATATTGCAGTGAATCTTATGTCAAAATTAGTGAGCTTTTATTTTTTATTGATTATTGAAACGCTGGTAAAAGGTCTGCAAAGGAATGAAGCTTTTGATAAGCTTGTGCTTATAGTTGTAATTAACTCATTCGTTCTTCTTGTAATAAAAGGAGTTCAGTGTATCTATAATGAAAAAACAAAGCTGATATATGACCAGATACTGATTGAGCGGATGAATCTTATGGTTTTTGGAAAAGCATTTGAAGCAGATATCAGTTGCTATGAGGATGCAGAATTTTATGATAACTATACTAAGGCGGCAGCAGAAGCCAATGGACGTATTATAAAGGTAATAGATACTATATCCAATATACTATCCGGTATTGTAGTGGCAGTTTGTTATTTAATAAAACTGGCTACGATTGATTATTTTTCAGTTATTATTGTCTTAATGCCGGTGCTGGCTACCAGTGTCATGGGTAAAAGATTGAAATTATTGGATTACAAGCTTACGATGGAGAATGTATCTCACAATCGAAAAAAAGATTATGTAAAGCGAACAGTATATCTGCAAAAATATGCCAAGGAACTAAGGCTCTATCCAATTTTTTCTGTCTTACAGGAAATCTTTAATGAGGCAGTAGAAAATATAATTAAGAATATAAAAAAGTATTGTTATCCTATGATGGGCTTTCGATTGTTTCAAAGATTGTTTGCAGGTTCTCTGCCCACCATAGGTTTCATGATATATAAGGTATATAAAAGCATAAGGGAGCCGGCAGGCATCAGCGATTTTACCGTATTATTTTACGGAGTACTGTCTCTATCCGGTGCCATGGAAGTTCTTCTCTATAATTTAATCACTCTTCGAACAGACAGTTTATACATCGATAATTTGAAACAATTTTTAAATCATTCACCAAGTATTAAAAATGAAGTAAATGCAATTCCTGTACCGGAACGCATTGAGAGTATCGAATTTGTAAACGTTAGTTTTTCTTATCCGAATTCCGACCGTCCGGTCTTACATAATATCAATTTAAAGTTACATATGAACAGATATGAAAAAGTCTCCATAGTTGGACATAACGGGTCCGGTAAAACAACTTTTGTAAAGCTGATTTTGCGTCTTTATGACCCGACAGAGGGAGAAATCAGGCTTAATGGAATCAATATTAAAGCCTATGATTTAAAAGAGTATCGGAAAGCTTTTGGTACGGTATTCCAGGATTTTAATATTTTTAGTATGTCAGCAGCAGAAAATGTTCTTATGGAGGACGCAGAGCCGGGAAAAGAGAATCTGGTCAAAAAATCATTGGAGAAAAGCGGGATTTTAGATAA
The nucleotide sequence above comes from Anaerocolumna cellulosilytica. Encoded proteins:
- a CDS encoding SH3 domain-containing C40 family peptidase; its protein translation is MKYALVNATLASLRKEPDRYSELVDENFYGRKVEILKDDALEWFFVKTEYRYTGYVHKSQLIIGERLLQMWDKYAKMIVIQAYADVLDQPKIQGFRITSLTRGALVAVLDYDEENGWVKIALCDGRNGYIKRGFLADYITDAFFIDNYYNRGTKETEDALRKSVVEAALSYLGTQYRWGGKSPLGIDCSGLCSVAYLLNGVIIYRDSAIMPGFPIHEVPYEAMKTADLLYFPGHIAMYIGEDRYVHATAKSGSDGVVINSLNPCDPDYREDLPEKITAVGSLFYSDGCE
- a CDS encoding dipeptidase is translated as MKVADMHCDTITALYNTVVKGEISNLNRNTYHIDIEKMQKGDYLLQNFAIFVDLKGQEHPLEYCLKAIDFYYGQLELYKDTLAPVFTYEDIRRNKEAGKISTLLTIEEGGVTKSSLEHLRNFYRLGVRMLTLTWNYENGIGHPNFTRTEDQKPDFYTSQTEKGLTDFGLKMIWEMEQLGMIIDVSHLSDAGFYQVLENTTKPFVASHSNARNVCRHVRNLTDDMIVKLAERGGITGMNFCPSFLQEVKQEEEAVGTIASLVENIKHIANVGGYECIGLGSDFDGIPSHKELPDASYLPLLEEALKREGFQNHEIEAIFYKNVLRVYKEILSR
- a CDS encoding ABC transporter ATP-binding protein, giving the protein MNKEKPKNLHNAIKSNIYILSIAFKLCPPRVIMDIAVNLMSKLVSFYFLLIIETLVKGLQRNEAFDKLVLIVVINSFVLLVIKGVQCIYNEKTKLIYDQILIERMNLMVFGKAFEADISCYEDAEFYDNYTKAAAEANGRIIKVIDTISNILSGIVVAVCYLIKLATIDYFSVIIVLMPVLATSVMGKRLKLLDYKLTMENVSHNRKKDYVKRTVYLQKYAKELRLYPIFSVLQEIFNEAVENIIKNIKKYCYPMMGFRLFQRLFAGSLPTIGFMIYKVYKSIREPAGISDFTVLFYGVLSLSGAMEVLLYNLITLRTDSLYIDNLKQFLNHSPSIKNEVNAIPVPERIESIEFVNVSFSYPNSDRPVLHNINLKLHMNRYEKVSIVGHNGSGKTTFVKLILRLYDPTEGEIRLNGINIKAYDLKEYRKAFGTVFQDFNIFSMSAAENVLMEDAEPGKENLVKKSLEKSGILDKVLTLKKGIYTMLTREFDEEGEVLSGGQNQKIAIARAFAANSNVLIMDEPSSALDPIAEDKIWDSLIEVSRGKGAIFISHRMSACKLADKIYLMERGCITEQGSHEELINYNGKYADMFKKQAMNYQSQE